One window from the genome of Cryptomeria japonica chromosome 6, Sugi_1.0, whole genome shotgun sequence encodes:
- the LOC131071467 gene encoding uncharacterized protein LOC131071467 yields the protein MVESKGFERNMESQGFSVYSGMMGFPPLLGDSENKPSKKYVIFDQSENSRRIWMPPHLLETISLQETIALGFATYENAKAARAKSVFLSPADPARRENGSRNIDSVSDNANSYQTEASEELDALLSSEDDEEGEDEVTSSITFADSEEFWGCSGASDEMDQSKKWRQAGIAGAKQNDADIGEFNLEKRRHGDADGDVHLPSPKCRNLQ from the coding sequence ATGGTGGAGTCAAAGGGTTTTGAAAGAAATATGGAGTCGCAAGGTTTTTCTGTTTATTCTGGAATGATGGGGTTTCCGCCATTGTTGGGAGACTCTGAGAATAAACCCTCGAAAAAGTACGTTATATTTGATCAAAGTGAAAATTCCAGGAGAATTTGGATGCCGCCTCATTTGCTGGAGACTATATCGCTTCAGGAAACTATAGCGTTAGGGTTTGCGACCTATGAAAACGCGAAAGCTGCGAGGGCTAAGTCAGTATTCCTGTCACCGGCGGATCCAGCCAGAAGGGAGAATGGGTCCCGTAATATTGATTCTGTGTCCGATAATGCAAATTCCTATCAGACCGAGGCTTCCGAAGAACTTGATGCTTTGCTGTCTTCGGAAGATGACGAGGAGGGTGAGGACGAGGTTACCAGCTCTATAACCTTTGCTGACAGTGAAGAATTCTGGGGTTGCAGTGGAGCGTCGGATGAGATGGATCAGTCCAAAAAATGGAGACAAGCCGGGATTGCTGGTGCAAAGCAAAATGATGCAGACATTGGAGAATTCAATTTGGAGAAGCGCAGACATGGCGATGCTGATGGAGACGTTCATCTCCCCTCTCCAAAATGCAGGAATTTGCAGTAA